A stretch of Mastacembelus armatus chromosome 1, fMasArm1.2, whole genome shotgun sequence DNA encodes these proteins:
- the sart1 gene encoding U4/U6.U5 tri-snRNP-associated protein 1, with the protein MGSSKKHKEKSRDKDTEERRREHKKHRHKERDRDTSDRDATRDKEKRKRSRSRERSGRESRGKGERSSGEPRVKKEKVDPAYEESSTAVEPQSASGDASLSIEETNKLRAKLGLKPLELNEGKKELGTKEDPVAAEVINPVLIQQQKEIREKLAAMKEKRKLNQKLGKVKTLAEDDWLDDTAAWVERSRKMAKEKEMAEKRAKLLEEMDEEFGVSSLVEEEFAQSKKDAYTSCDLKGLKVQHKVESFSEGHTVILTLQDKGVLEEEEDVLVNVGLVDKEKAEKNVELKKKKPDYKPYEEEESVDDMVTFKPRSVLSKYDEEIEGEKKKSFRLNTGGFADGERERELQAMRDTLRSQAQSLDMPALTIASEYYTPEEMVGFKKTKRRVKKIRKKEKQTTVDELLLDDTRSSDFGSRTRGRGRKQLEDDSEEVKDEETGLPQKVPQMSDDIRMADMDISDDDEDFIPHETFAIEEDEAEQELQKQLEKQRKLKQQQLLKDSGEKVAEQIKELGKENNDNDPERKNNIVFNATSEFCRTLGDIPTYGLSGNREDQEDIMDFEQEEEKDDAGGSDSEMDENVGWSTVNLDEEQKQPDFSTASATILDEEPIVNSGLAAALLLCKNKGLLDTQMQKVARVKAPKPALANDNYCIEDKMGFDDKYSRREEYRGFTQDFKEKDGYKPDVKIEYVDESGRKLTPKEAFRQLSHRFHGKGSGKMKTERRMKKLEEEALLKKMSSSDTPLGTVALLQEKQKSQKTPYIVLSGSGKSMNANTITK; encoded by the coding sequence ATGGGGTCGTCGAAGAAGCACAAGGAAAAGAGTCGCGACAAAGACACAGAAGAGCGCCGTCGTGAACATAAGAAACATCGACACAAGGAACGCGACAGAGACACCTCAGATCGGGATGCAACTCGTGATAAAGAGAAACGAAAGCGCTCCAGGTCCAGGGAAAGAAGTGGACGGGAGAGCCGCGGCAAAGGTGAAAGGAGTAGCGGGGAGCCTCGGGTTAAAAAGGAGAAAGTTGATCCCGCGTATGAGGAGAGCAGCACAGCAGTGGAGCCTCAATCAGCAAGCGGAGATGCATCTCTTAGCattgaggaaacaaacaaactcaggGCGAAGCTGGGTCTGAAGCCTCTGGAGCTAAATGAGGGCAAGAAGGAGCTCGGGACAAAAGAGGATCCAGTGGCGGCTGAGGTCATTAATCCTGTTCTCAtccagcagcagaaagagatCAGAGAGAAACTTGCTGCTATGAAAGAAAAACGCAAACTGAACCAGAAATTGGGAAAGGTCAAAACGCTGGCTGAAGATGACTGGCTAGATGACACAGCTGCTTGGGtggagagaagcagaaagatggcaaaagaaaaggaaatggcagagaaaagagcaaagcTTTTGGAAGAGATGGATGAGGAGTTTGGTGTGAGCAGTCTGGTAGAGGAGGAGTTTGCGCAAAGCAAAAAGGATGCCTACACTTCTTGTGATCTAAAGGGACTCAAAGTGCAGCACAAGGTAGAATCCTTCAGTGAAGGTCACACTGTTATCCTGACCCTGCAAGACAAAGGTGTActtgaagaggaagaagatgtgCTTGTAAATGTGGGACTGGTTGACaaggaaaaagctgaaaaaaatgttgagTTGAAAAAGAAGAAGCCAGATTACAAGCCCTATGAAGAAGAGGAGAGTGTGGATGACATGGTAACATTTAAGCCCCGTTCTGTGCTGTCAAAATATGATGAGGAAATTGAGGGCGAAAAGAAAAAGAGCTTCCGGTTGAATACTGGGGGTTTCGCTGATGGGGAGCGAGAGCGGGAACTCCAGGCCATGAGAGATACTCTTCGAAGTCAGGCTCAGTCCCTGGATATGCCTGCTCTCACTATTGCCTCAGAGTATTACACACCTGAGGAAATGGTAGgctttaaaaagacaaaacgGCGTGTGAAGAAGATCAGAAAGAAGGAGAAGCAGACAACTGTGGATGAACTTCTCCTTGATGACACCCGCAGTTCTGATTTTGGCTCCAGGACACGTGGTCGAGGCCGCAAACAGCTGGAGGATGATAGTGAGGAAGTAAAGGATGAGGAGACTGGATTGCCACAAAAGGTCCCCCAAATGTCTGATGACATCAGGATGGCCGACATGGACAtaagtgatgatgatgaagacttCATACCTCATGAAACGTTTGCAATTGAGGAGGATGAGGCAGAACAGGAGCTGCAAAAACAACTGGAGAAGCAGAGGAAGCTAAAGCAACAGCAGCTTCTCAAAGACTCTGGAGAGAAGGTGGCAGAGCAGATTAAAGAGCTTGGTAAAGAGAACAATGACAATGATCCTGAGAGGAAGAACaacattgtttttaatgcaacTTCAGAGTTTTGCAGAACTCTGGGTGATATTCCAACTTATGGACTGTCAGGCAACAGAGAGGACCAAGAAGACATTATGGATTTtgagcaggaggaagagaaagatgaTGCTGGAGGTTCAGACTCAGAAATGGATGAGAATGTTGGATGGAGCACAGTTAACTTGGATGAAGAGCAGAAGCAGCCTGACTTCTCCACAGCCTCAGCCACCATTTTGGATGAAGAGCCAATTGTCAACTCTGGCCTTGCTGCAGCCCTGCTGTTATGTAAAAACAAAGGTCTGCTGGACACGCAAATGCAGAAGGTAGCCCGTGTCAAAGCACCAAAGCCTGCCCTAGCCAATGACAACTACTGCATTGAGGACAAGATGGGCTTCGATGACAAATACAGTCGCAGAGAAGAATACAGAGGCTTCACACAAGACTTCAAAGAGAAGGACGGCTACAAGCCTGACGTCAAGATTGAGTACGTTGATGAGTCTGGGCGAAAACTCACTCCAAAAGAAGCCTTCAGGCAGCTTTCACATCGATTCCACGGGAAAGGATCTGGAAAGatgaagacagagaggaggatgaaaaaGCTGGAGGAAGAGGCACTGCTGAAGAAGATGAGCAGCAGCGACACCCCCTTAGGGACGGTGGCTTTGCTTCAAGAGAAGCAGAAATCTCAGAAGACCCCGTATATTGTGCTTAGTGGGAGTGGGAAGAGTATGAATGCAAACACCATCACTAAATAA